One genomic region from Thermovenabulum gondwanense encodes:
- a CDS encoding UxaA family hydrolase, with product MKKFAVIANPRDNVATAVKDLIEAEEVTVDLNGNDLNIALLSDIKFGHKFAIRDIKRGEEIIKYGEVIGRATADIKKGEHVHVHNMESLRGRGDWEGDENENKRLC from the coding sequence TTGAAAAAATTTGCAGTTATTGCAAATCCTCGGGATAATGTGGCAACGGCAGTTAAAGATTTAATTGAAGCTGAGGAGGTAACAGTAGATTTGAACGGTAATGACTTAAACATAGCTTTACTGTCCGATATTAAATTTGGACATAAATTTGCAATAAGGGATATAAAAAGAGGAGAAGAAATTATTAAATATGGTGAGGTAATTGGGAGAGCGACTGCAGATATTAAAAAAGGTGAACATGTCCATGTCCATAATATGGAAAGCTTAAGAGGACGCGGAGATTGGGAAGGGGATGAAAATGAAAATAAAAGGTTATGTTAG
- a CDS encoding sigma-54 interaction domain-containing protein yields MENEVMGAVATFQEVSTLMKAELKIRSQLYENGFVANYRFEDIIHKSDKMSKCIDIAKKYAQLDSTVLIFGDSGTGKEIFAQSIHNESKRKNSPFVAINCAALPENLLESELFGYSEGAFTGARKGGKAGLFELAHNGTIFLDEISEIPLSLQSKLLRVIQEKKVMRLGDDKLIPVNIRIICATNKDLLQEIKIGRFRKDLFYRINILSIYLPSLRERKEDIIPLAEYFLKNCSLKMKKCIIGFTEDAKKYLLSLEYQGNVRELEGIIERACAICDNKYIDIEDLIGYYENTEEYVDISKELTLEDQEKKLIIETLRETNGNLTVASKILGIHRTTLLRKIKKYKIERINS; encoded by the coding sequence GTGGAAAACGAAGTGATGGGGGCTGTTGCTACATTTCAGGAAGTAAGTACTTTGATGAAGGCAGAGTTAAAAATAAGAAGTCAATTATACGAAAATGGCTTTGTGGCTAATTATAGGTTTGAAGATATTATACATAAAAGCGATAAAATGTCAAAATGTATCGATATTGCAAAAAAATATGCTCAATTAGATTCCACCGTTTTGATTTTTGGAGATTCGGGTACGGGAAAAGAAATTTTTGCACAAAGTATACACAACGAAAGCAAAAGGAAGAACAGTCCTTTTGTAGCAATTAATTGTGCGGCTTTGCCAGAAAATTTATTGGAAAGTGAATTATTTGGTTATTCGGAAGGAGCTTTTACCGGTGCCAGAAAAGGAGGTAAGGCAGGGCTTTTTGAATTGGCCCATAACGGGACAATTTTTTTAGATGAAATTTCGGAAATTCCATTATCGCTTCAATCAAAACTATTAAGGGTTATTCAGGAAAAAAAGGTGATGCGCCTGGGCGATGACAAATTAATTCCGGTAAATATTAGAATAATTTGTGCTACAAATAAAGATTTATTGCAGGAAATTAAAATAGGTAGGTTCAGAAAAGATTTATTTTACAGGATTAATATTCTTTCTATTTATTTACCTTCTCTTAGGGAAAGAAAGGAAGATATTATTCCATTAGCGGAGTATTTTTTAAAAAATTGTTCATTAAAAATGAAAAAGTGTATTATAGGCTTTACTGAAGATGCGAAAAAGTATTTATTATCCTTAGAATATCAGGGGAATGTCAGAGAACTTGAAGGAATTATAGAAAGAGCTTGTGCAATTTGTGACAATAAATACATCGATATAGAAGACCTAATTGGTTATTATGAAAATACTGAAGAATATGTAGATATTTCTAAAGAATTAACCCTTGAAGATCAAGAAAAAAAATTAATAATTGAAACCTTGAGAGAAACCAATGGAAATCTTACAGTGGCTTCAAAAATTTTAGGAATACATCGAACAACTCTTTTAAGAAAAATAAAAAAATATAAGATTGAAAGAATAAATTCCTGA